One segment of Carcharodon carcharias isolate sCarCar2 chromosome 16, sCarCar2.pri, whole genome shotgun sequence DNA contains the following:
- the glrx2 gene encoding glutaredoxin 2 isoform X1, whose amino-acid sequence MKRRSVSALTTEFLPFVRMGQFFTRLPEAHRDAALHFIRNQVVQNCVVIFSKTYCPYCMKAKSIFEEIGANFKAIELDQRKDGDHIQNTLEELTGIRTVPRVFVNGKCIGGAMDTHKLHSSGKLLPLVLRCSPPCKWDESYYLHRSH is encoded by the exons TTTCAGCACTCACAACAGAGTTTCTTCCTTTTGTGAGAATGGGGCAGTTTTTTACCAGATTACCAGAAGCACATCGAGATGCTGCTTTGCATTTTATTCGC AACCAAGTTGTACAAAATTGTGTAGTTATATTTTCCAAGACCTACTGCCCTTATTGTATGAAGGCAAAGAGCATCTTTGAAGAAATAGGAGCCAATTTCAAGGCAATTGAACTGGATCAGCGTAAGGATGGTGACCACATTCAAAATACTCTTGAGGAATTGACTGGCATTAGGACA GTTCCAAGAGTATTTGTAAATGGAAAATGCATTGGTGGCGCTATGGACACACACAAGCTCCATTCAAGTGGTAAACTGCTGCCTTTAGTGTTACGGTGTTCTCCACCTTGCAAATGGGATGAAAGCTATTACCTTCATCGTTCTCATTAA
- the glrx2 gene encoding glutaredoxin 2 isoform X2 — protein sequence MGQFFTRLPEAHRDAALHFIRNQVVQNCVVIFSKTYCPYCMKAKSIFEEIGANFKAIELDQRKDGDHIQNTLEELTGIRTVPRVFVNGKCIGGAMDTHKLHSSGKLLPLVLRCSPPCKWDESYYLHRSH from the exons ATGGGGCAGTTTTTTACCAGATTACCAGAAGCACATCGAGATGCTGCTTTGCATTTTATTCGC AACCAAGTTGTACAAAATTGTGTAGTTATATTTTCCAAGACCTACTGCCCTTATTGTATGAAGGCAAAGAGCATCTTTGAAGAAATAGGAGCCAATTTCAAGGCAATTGAACTGGATCAGCGTAAGGATGGTGACCACATTCAAAATACTCTTGAGGAATTGACTGGCATTAGGACA GTTCCAAGAGTATTTGTAAATGGAAAATGCATTGGTGGCGCTATGGACACACACAAGCTCCATTCAAGTGGTAAACTGCTGCCTTTAGTGTTACGGTGTTCTCCACCTTGCAAATGGGATGAAAGCTATTACCTTCATCGTTCTCATTAA